In the genome of Triticum urartu cultivar G1812 chromosome 5, Tu2.1, whole genome shotgun sequence, one region contains:
- the LOC125509805 gene encoding cinnamoyl-CoA reductase 1-like gives MPTRAEGNAGSGKTVCVTGAAGYIASWLVKLLLSRGYDVHGTVRHLGEEKTGHLRRLENASENLRLFQADLLDYDAMAAAIVGCQGVFHVATPVPSGILTDPELQMLGPAVTGTTNVLKAASAADAERVVVVSSMVAVEINPKDWPQGKIRDESCWSDKEFCRSNESWYPVAKIAAEAAALEYGRATGLRVVTLNPALVFAPLLQPTINTSSQFLIYFLKGGPDETRDKLWHIVDVRDVADALLLLYEAPEATGRHICAPHFITARELLGLLKNMYPGYPCIAEESIRDMDHPAPMTSGKLEKLGWSSRPLRETITDTVEFCREAGFLEDGDGDDTPCRFPPLLNKV, from the exons ATGCCGACGCGCGCAGAGGGAAATGCCGGCAGCGGGAAGACGGTGTGCGTCACCGGCGCCGCCGGGTACATCGCCTCGTGGCTCGTGAAGCTCCTCCTCTCCCGCGGCTACGACGTCCACGGCACCGTCCGCCACCTTG GCGAGGAGAAGACCGGCCATCTGAGGCGGTTAGAGAACGCTTCCGAAAACCTCAGGCTCTTCCAGGCTGACCTCCTTGATTACGACGCAATGGCAGCTGCCATCGTGGGATGCCAGGGAGTTTTTCATGTCGCCACTCCCGTTCCTTCGGGAATCCTAACCGATCCAGAG CTACAGATGCTGGGCCCTGCTGTTACTGGCACCACGAATGTGCTCAAGGCCGCCTCTGCCGCCGATGCCGAGAGAGTGGTCGTCGTGTCGTCCATGGTCGCCGTCGAGATCAACCCCAAAGACTGGCCCCAAGGTAAAATCAGAGATGAGAGCTGCTGGTCAGACAAAGAATTTTGCAGGAGCAACGAG AGCTGGTACCCTGTTGCAAAGatcgcggcggaggcggcggcacTCGAGTACGGGCGGGCAACCGGGCTCCGCGTGGTGACTCTGAATCCGGCGCTGGTGTTCGCCCCCCTGCTCCAGCCGACCATCAACACGAGCAGCCAGTTCCTCATCTACTTCCTCAAAG GAGGCCCTGACGAGACGAGGGACAAGCTGTGGCATATCGTGGACGTCCGCGACGTCGCCGACGCGCTGCTCCTGCTCTACGAGGCGCCCGAGGCCACCGGCAGGCACATCTGCGCGCCTCACTTCATCACCGCCCGGGAGCTGCTGGGCTTGCTCAAGAACATGTACCCTGGGTACCCCTGCATAGCCGA GGAGAGCATACGTGACATGGATCACCCGGCTCCGATGACCTCCGGGAAGCTGGAGAAGCTGGGGTGGAGCTCCCGGCCACTGAGGGAGACGATCACGGACACCGTCGAGTTCTGCCGGGAGGCTGGGTTTCTTGAGGACGGGGATGGTGATGATACGCCCTGCCGCTTCCCCCCTCTTCTCAACAAAGTCTAG